Proteins from a single region of Corvus moneduloides isolate bCorMon1 chromosome 19, bCorMon1.pri, whole genome shotgun sequence:
- the GALK1 gene encoding galactokinase isoform X1, which produces MAEPLDPGSSPLLAAARRAHEAAFGGAAVLAAWAPGRVNLIGEHTDYNGGFVLPMALQLGTVLVGSPTQDGTICIVTTSAEADEPLRVQFPAPRPGSSLSPGLPRWANYVKGVIQHYRAGPVPGFSAVIASDIPLGGGLSSSAALEVATYTFLQQLCPDDGDLVAKALACQKAEHTFAGMPCGIMDQFISVMGREGHALLIDCRSLETVLVPLSDASLAVLITNSNVRHTLTGSEYPTRRRQCEQAAAALGKASLRDATLAELEEARSRLGDEVFRRARHVIGEIARTAQAAQALQHRDYSMFGRLMVESHNSLRDDYEVSCPELDELVAAALEVDGVYGSRMTGGGFGGCTVTLLEAGAAERAQQHIQEKYSGTATFYLTKPSGGAKALPL; this is translated from the exons ATGGCGGAACCGCTGGATCCCGGTTCGTCCCCGCTGCTGGCGGCCGCTCGCCGGGCGCACGAAGCGGCTTTCGGGGGTGCGGCGGTGCTGGCGGCGTGGGCCCCTGGCCGGGTCAACCTCATCGGAGAGCACACCGACTACAACGGCGGCTTCGTGCTGCCCATG gccctgcagctggGGACGGTGCTGGTGGGATCCCCCACGCAGGACGGGACCATCTGCATCGTCACCACCTCGGCGGAGGCGGACGAGCCCCTCAGGGTGCAGTTCCCGGCTCCCCGTCCCGGCAGCTCCCTGAGCCCGGGGCTGCCTCGCTGGGCCAACTACGTCAAGGGAGTCATCCAGCACTACCGGG CTGGTCCCGTGCCGGGCTTCAGCGCCGTCATAGCCAGTGACATCCCCCTGGGCGGGGGTCTCTCCAGCTCGGCCGCTCTGGAAGTGGCTACGTAcaccttcctccagcagctctgccctg ATGACGGGGATTTGGTAGCCAAGGCGCTGGCGTGCCAGAAAGCAGAGCACACGTTTGCTGGGATGCCCTGCGGGATCATGGACCAGTTCATATCCGTGATGGGCAGGGAAGGCCACGCGCTGCTCATCGACTGCAG GTCCCTGGAGACCGTCCTTGTCCCGCTGAGCGATGCCAGCCTGGCCGTGCTCATCACCAACTCCAACGTGCGGCACACGCTGACGGGCAGCGAGTACCCCACGCGCCGGCGGCAGTGCGAGCAGGCAGCAGCGGCTCTTGGCAAGGCCAGCCTGAGGGATGCCACCCTGGCCGAGCTGGAAG AGGCCAGGAGCCGGCTGGGGGACGAGGTGTTCCGGCGGGCCAGGCACGTCATCGGTGAGATAGCACggacagcacaggcagcacaggcactgcagcacagggacTACAGCATGTTCGGGAGGCTGATGGTGGAGAGCCACAACTCCCTCAG GGATGACTATGAGGTGAGCTGCCCGGAGCTGGACgagctggtggcagcagccctggaagTTGATGGGGTTTATGGCAGCAGGATGACTGGGGGAGGCTTCGGAGGCTGCACGGTGACACTGCTggaagctggggctgcagagagagcccagcagcacatccag
- the LOC116453608 gene encoding uncharacterized protein LOC116453608 isoform X1 yields MARKEPLLSALKGGVLRLREGSGPCTDTSPHLVSLCQLLESILRKGLRQPAWGFRRRDYWHWLEQLPTGTSGRPTPLSISIRRAGGCERTRTAQGRGRYFLRLALQGKVLAVAVRQLAQTPRLLEFYDPGSSILGSEDLREPFLSLLLVLTEIDFSLDVQNCSFLDESWLLPVCCTYETVPCRALGMVLRYVDGRVFVTKVLPESQAEVDEVVLAGDILDEINGCSLRYACPGQAGAMLQRLKGQPLSFRLLRWRWHDGAVFEPLLPYLKALKEKEPHFQLQHSPRHRGEGEPRQLQGGRLLYNLQYLGQTSVGTFGGKEVLEGDIPAVLERDLAALEVLFDVKEAEVLVQEKASSKLLCRHPYPSISCVGRCTWSPRIFAFCVISSPESPDGSTFDCLVFASSSEQECEEIIGRIEKSPPKKLLQPQPVLLDPTEHHQNLQTEHQNLQNIPEVLQSVASRG; encoded by the exons ATGGCCAGGAAGGAGCCGCTGCTGAGCGCCCTTAAAG GAGGGGTGCTGCGGCTGCGGGAGGGCAGCGGGCCCTGCACGGACACCTCGCCGCACCTCGTgtccctctgccagctgctggagagcatCCTGCGCAAGGGGCTCCGAC AACCGGCCTGGGGCTTCCGGAGACGGGACTACTGGCACTGGCTGGAGCAGCTTCCCACGGGGACCAGCGGCCG GCCGACCCCTCTCTCCATCAGCATCCGGAGAGCCGGGGGCTGCGAGCGGACGCGGACGGCGCAGGGCCGGGGGCGGTACTTTCTGCGCTTGGCCCTGCAAGGGAAGGTGCTGGCGGTGGCCGTGAggcagctggcacagacccCCCGACTCCTGGAG ttttatGATCCTGGGAGCTCCATCCTCGGCAGTGAAGATCTCCGGG agcccttcctctcgctgctgctggtgctgacaGAGATAGATTTCTCCCTGGACGTGCAG AACTGCAGCTTCTTGGACGAGAGCTGGCTGCTGCCG GTGTGCTGTACTTACGAGACAGTCCCGTGCCGAGCACTGGGGATGGTGCTCAG GTACGTGGACGGCCGAGTCTTTGTCACCAAGGTGCTCCCCGAGAGCCAGGCGGAGGTGGACGAGGTGGTGCTGGCCGGTGACATCCTCGACGAGATCAACGGCTGCTCACTGAGATACGCCTGCCCCGGGCAG gcTGGGGCCATGCTGCAGAGGCTGAAGGGACAGCCGCTCTCCTTCCGCCTGCTCCGGTGGCGGTGGCACGACGGAGCCGTCTTTGAGCCACTGCTGCCCTACCTGAAGGCCCTGAAGGAGAAGGAGCCCCacttccagctccagcacagcccccggCACCGGGGTGAGGGGGAGCCGCGGCAGCTGCAGGGGGGCAG GTTGCTCTACAACCTGCAGTACCTGGGCCAGACCAGCGTTGGGACG TTTGGTGGCAAAGAGGTGCTGGAGGGGGACATCCCTGCCgtgctggagagggacttggcAGCGCTG GAGGTTTTATTTGATGTGAAGGAGGCAGAAGTCCTTGTGCAGGAGAAGGCTTCTTCCAAG ctcctgtgccGCCATCCCTACCCCTCCATCTCCTGCGTGGGACGCTGCACGTGGAGCCCCAGGATCTTCGCTTTCTGTGTGAT CTCTTCCCCCGAGAGCCCTGACGGGAGCACGTTCGACTGCCTGGTGTTTGCATCCAGTTCTGAGCAAGAATGCGAGGAAATCATCGGGAGAATCG AGAAAAGCCCCCccaaaaagctgctgcagcctcagccagTCCTCCTGGATCCTACAGAGCATCATCAAAATCTCCAAACAGAACATCAAAATCTCCAAAATATTCCAGAAGTTCTCCAGTCTGTTGCCAGCCGAGGTTAA
- the LOC116453608 gene encoding uncharacterized protein LOC116453608 isoform X3 encodes MARKEPLLSALKGGVLRLREGSGPCTDTSPHLVSLCQLLESILRKGLRQPAWGFRRRDYWHWLEQLPTGTSGRPTPLSISIRRAGGCERTRTAQGRGRYFLRLALQGKVLAVAVRQLAQTPRLLEFYDPGSSILGSEDLREPFLSLLLVLTEIDFSLDVQNCSFLDESWLLPVCCTYETVPCRALGMVLRYVDGRVFVTKVLPESQAEVDEVVLAGDILDEINGCSLRYACPGQAGAMLQRLKGQPLSFRLLRWRWHDGAVFEPLLPYLKALKEKEPHFQLQHSPRHRGEGEPRQLQGGRLLYNLQYLGQTSVGTVRLWGRDLPWGESSLLQFFSCVQGLFPPSHSISVWWQRGAGGGHPCRAGEGLGSAGQKHLCSQDGKGH; translated from the exons ATGGCCAGGAAGGAGCCGCTGCTGAGCGCCCTTAAAG GAGGGGTGCTGCGGCTGCGGGAGGGCAGCGGGCCCTGCACGGACACCTCGCCGCACCTCGTgtccctctgccagctgctggagagcatCCTGCGCAAGGGGCTCCGAC AACCGGCCTGGGGCTTCCGGAGACGGGACTACTGGCACTGGCTGGAGCAGCTTCCCACGGGGACCAGCGGCCG GCCGACCCCTCTCTCCATCAGCATCCGGAGAGCCGGGGGCTGCGAGCGGACGCGGACGGCGCAGGGCCGGGGGCGGTACTTTCTGCGCTTGGCCCTGCAAGGGAAGGTGCTGGCGGTGGCCGTGAggcagctggcacagacccCCCGACTCCTGGAG ttttatGATCCTGGGAGCTCCATCCTCGGCAGTGAAGATCTCCGGG agcccttcctctcgctgctgctggtgctgacaGAGATAGATTTCTCCCTGGACGTGCAG AACTGCAGCTTCTTGGACGAGAGCTGGCTGCTGCCG GTGTGCTGTACTTACGAGACAGTCCCGTGCCGAGCACTGGGGATGGTGCTCAG GTACGTGGACGGCCGAGTCTTTGTCACCAAGGTGCTCCCCGAGAGCCAGGCGGAGGTGGACGAGGTGGTGCTGGCCGGTGACATCCTCGACGAGATCAACGGCTGCTCACTGAGATACGCCTGCCCCGGGCAG gcTGGGGCCATGCTGCAGAGGCTGAAGGGACAGCCGCTCTCCTTCCGCCTGCTCCGGTGGCGGTGGCACGACGGAGCCGTCTTTGAGCCACTGCTGCCCTACCTGAAGGCCCTGAAGGAGAAGGAGCCCCacttccagctccagcacagcccccggCACCGGGGTGAGGGGGAGCCGCGGCAGCTGCAGGGGGGCAG GTTGCTCTACAACCTGCAGTACCTGGGCCAGACCAGCGTTGGGACGGTgaggctgtggggcagagacCTGCCATGGGGTGAATCGTCTCTTCTGCAGTTCTTTTCATGTGTCCAAGGGTTATTCCCTCCTTCCCATTCCATTTCAGTTTGGTGGCAAAGAGGTGCTGGAGGGGGACATCCCTGCCgtgctggagagggacttggcAGCGCTG gtcaGAAGCATCTCTGCAGCCAGGATGGGAAAGggcattaa
- the LOC116453610 gene encoding histone H3.3 produces MARTKQTARKSTGGKAPRKQLATKAARKSAPSTGGVKKPHRYRPGTVALREIRRYQKSTELLIRKLPFQRLVREIAQDFKTDLRFQSAAIGALQEASEAYLVGLFEDTNLCAIHAKRVTIMPKDIQLARRIRGERA; encoded by the exons ATGGCCCGTACAAAGCAGACCGCCCGCAAGTCCACTGGGGGGAAGGCGCCGCGCAAGCAGCTGGCCACGAAGGCGGCCCGGAAAAGCGCCCCCTCTACCGGCGGCGTCAAGAAGCCTCACCGCTACAG GCCGGGAACTGTCGCGCTCCGTGAGATCCGTCGTTATCAGAAATCCACGGAGCTGCTGATCCGCAAGCTGCCCTTCCAGCGGCTGGTCAGGGAAATCGCCCAAGATTTCAAAACAGATTTGAGGTTCCAGAGTGCAGCCATCGGTGCGCTGCAG GAGGCCAGCGAGGCATATCTGGTGGGTCTGTTTGAAGACACAAACCTGTGTGCCATCCATGCCAAGAGAGTCACCATCATGCCCAAAGATATCCAGTTGGCTCGCAGGATACGGGGAGAGAGGGCTTAA
- the LOC116453608 gene encoding uncharacterized protein LOC116453608 isoform X2, whose protein sequence is MARKEPLLSALKGGVLRLREGSGPCTDTSPHLVSLCQLLESILRKGLRQPAWGFRRRDYWHWLEQLPTGTSGRPTPLSISIRRAGGCERTRTAQGRGRYFLRLALQGKVLAVAVRQLAQTPRLLEFYDPGSSILGSEDLREPFLSLLLVLTEIDFSLDVQNCSFLDESWLLPVCCTYETVPCRALGMVLRYVDGRVFVTKVLPESQAEVDEVVLAGDILDEINGCSLRYACPGQAGAMLQRLKGQPLSFRLLRWRWHDGAVFEPLLPYLKALKEKEPHFQLQHSPRHRGEGEPRQLQGGRLLYNLQYLGQTSVGTFGGKEVLEGDIPAVLERDLAALEVLFDVKEAEVLVQEKASSKLLCRHPYPSISCVGRCTWSPRIFAFCVISSPESPDGSTFDCLVFASSSEQECEEIIGRIAAGFKHTEWFV, encoded by the exons ATGGCCAGGAAGGAGCCGCTGCTGAGCGCCCTTAAAG GAGGGGTGCTGCGGCTGCGGGAGGGCAGCGGGCCCTGCACGGACACCTCGCCGCACCTCGTgtccctctgccagctgctggagagcatCCTGCGCAAGGGGCTCCGAC AACCGGCCTGGGGCTTCCGGAGACGGGACTACTGGCACTGGCTGGAGCAGCTTCCCACGGGGACCAGCGGCCG GCCGACCCCTCTCTCCATCAGCATCCGGAGAGCCGGGGGCTGCGAGCGGACGCGGACGGCGCAGGGCCGGGGGCGGTACTTTCTGCGCTTGGCCCTGCAAGGGAAGGTGCTGGCGGTGGCCGTGAggcagctggcacagacccCCCGACTCCTGGAG ttttatGATCCTGGGAGCTCCATCCTCGGCAGTGAAGATCTCCGGG agcccttcctctcgctgctgctggtgctgacaGAGATAGATTTCTCCCTGGACGTGCAG AACTGCAGCTTCTTGGACGAGAGCTGGCTGCTGCCG GTGTGCTGTACTTACGAGACAGTCCCGTGCCGAGCACTGGGGATGGTGCTCAG GTACGTGGACGGCCGAGTCTTTGTCACCAAGGTGCTCCCCGAGAGCCAGGCGGAGGTGGACGAGGTGGTGCTGGCCGGTGACATCCTCGACGAGATCAACGGCTGCTCACTGAGATACGCCTGCCCCGGGCAG gcTGGGGCCATGCTGCAGAGGCTGAAGGGACAGCCGCTCTCCTTCCGCCTGCTCCGGTGGCGGTGGCACGACGGAGCCGTCTTTGAGCCACTGCTGCCCTACCTGAAGGCCCTGAAGGAGAAGGAGCCCCacttccagctccagcacagcccccggCACCGGGGTGAGGGGGAGCCGCGGCAGCTGCAGGGGGGCAG GTTGCTCTACAACCTGCAGTACCTGGGCCAGACCAGCGTTGGGACG TTTGGTGGCAAAGAGGTGCTGGAGGGGGACATCCCTGCCgtgctggagagggacttggcAGCGCTG GAGGTTTTATTTGATGTGAAGGAGGCAGAAGTCCTTGTGCAGGAGAAGGCTTCTTCCAAG ctcctgtgccGCCATCCCTACCCCTCCATCTCCTGCGTGGGACGCTGCACGTGGAGCCCCAGGATCTTCGCTTTCTGTGTGAT CTCTTCCCCCGAGAGCCCTGACGGGAGCACGTTCGACTGCCTGGTGTTTGCATCCAGTTCTGAGCAAGAATGCGAGGAAATCATCGGGAGAATCG ctgcaggatttAAGCACACGGAGTGGTTTGTCTGA
- the GALK1 gene encoding galactokinase isoform X2, whose product MAEPLDPGSSPLLAAARRAHEAAFGGAAVLAAWAPGRVNLIGEHTDYNGGFVLPMALQLGTVLVGSPTQDGTICIVTTSAEADEPLRVQFPAPRPGSSLSPGLPRWANYVKGVIQHYRDDGDLVAKALACQKAEHTFAGMPCGIMDQFISVMGREGHALLIDCRSLETVLVPLSDASLAVLITNSNVRHTLTGSEYPTRRRQCEQAAAALGKASLRDATLAELEEARSRLGDEVFRRARHVIGEIARTAQAAQALQHRDYSMFGRLMVESHNSLRDDYEVSCPELDELVAAALEVDGVYGSRMTGGGFGGCTVTLLEAGAAERAQQHIQEKYSGTATFYLTKPSGGAKALPL is encoded by the exons ATGGCGGAACCGCTGGATCCCGGTTCGTCCCCGCTGCTGGCGGCCGCTCGCCGGGCGCACGAAGCGGCTTTCGGGGGTGCGGCGGTGCTGGCGGCGTGGGCCCCTGGCCGGGTCAACCTCATCGGAGAGCACACCGACTACAACGGCGGCTTCGTGCTGCCCATG gccctgcagctggGGACGGTGCTGGTGGGATCCCCCACGCAGGACGGGACCATCTGCATCGTCACCACCTCGGCGGAGGCGGACGAGCCCCTCAGGGTGCAGTTCCCGGCTCCCCGTCCCGGCAGCTCCCTGAGCCCGGGGCTGCCTCGCTGGGCCAACTACGTCAAGGGAGTCATCCAGCACTACCGGG ATGACGGGGATTTGGTAGCCAAGGCGCTGGCGTGCCAGAAAGCAGAGCACACGTTTGCTGGGATGCCCTGCGGGATCATGGACCAGTTCATATCCGTGATGGGCAGGGAAGGCCACGCGCTGCTCATCGACTGCAG GTCCCTGGAGACCGTCCTTGTCCCGCTGAGCGATGCCAGCCTGGCCGTGCTCATCACCAACTCCAACGTGCGGCACACGCTGACGGGCAGCGAGTACCCCACGCGCCGGCGGCAGTGCGAGCAGGCAGCAGCGGCTCTTGGCAAGGCCAGCCTGAGGGATGCCACCCTGGCCGAGCTGGAAG AGGCCAGGAGCCGGCTGGGGGACGAGGTGTTCCGGCGGGCCAGGCACGTCATCGGTGAGATAGCACggacagcacaggcagcacaggcactgcagcacagggacTACAGCATGTTCGGGAGGCTGATGGTGGAGAGCCACAACTCCCTCAG GGATGACTATGAGGTGAGCTGCCCGGAGCTGGACgagctggtggcagcagccctggaagTTGATGGGGTTTATGGCAGCAGGATGACTGGGGGAGGCTTCGGAGGCTGCACGGTGACACTGCTggaagctggggctgcagagagagcccagcagcacatccag